One Ranitomeya imitator isolate aRanImi1 chromosome 1, aRanImi1.pri, whole genome shotgun sequence DNA window includes the following coding sequences:
- the LOC138637910 gene encoding uncharacterized protein, with product MSQDSFRDLLACVQGTIRRQDTQLRRAIPPEERLLVTLRFLATGESLSSLHFQYRLGISTLSGIVADTCQALWNVLRDKFIPVPTADMWLEIAEKFWNVCDFPNCLGAVDGKHIHIIKPARTGSEFFNYKKYFSVVLMAIADVDCRFITVDIGAFGRGNNSQTFKNSDMGRHVYGKNFNFPLPQPLSNTQGPPLPFVMVGDEAFQMCENLLKPYSSRDLNHTRRIINYRLTRARRTVECTFGILVAKWRILASDINLKVETVDEVVKACVVLHNYIMTKERPNIELDEPVAHPLPDFQHHPLRSTAAVGHMRNQFAAFFDSDIGRVSWQDNVV from the exons atgtcgcaagactcattccgggatttgcttgcttgtgtccaaggaaccattcggagacaggacacccagctccgtagagcgattccaccggaggaacgtctgctggttacattaag atttctggcaaccggagagagtttatcatccctccacttccaataccggcttggaatatccaccctgtccggaatagttgcggacacctgccaggctttgtggaatgtactccgggataagTTTATACCTGTACCCACTgcagacatgtggcttgaaatagctgaaaaattctggaatgtgtgtgatttccccaactgtttaggagcggtggatggaaagcacatccatattatcaaacctgccagaacaggatcggagttttttaactataaaaaatatttttctgttgtgctcatggcaatagctgatgtggattgtcgcttcatcaccgtggacattggagcttttggccgtggcaacaattcccagactttcaagaactcagatatgggccggcatgtgtatggcaaaaatttcaattttcccctgccacaacctctctccaacactcaaggtccaccactgccatttgttatggttggggatgaggccttccagatgtgtgaaaacctactgaagccctattccagtcgggacttgaaccacactagaaggatcattaactacagactgaccagggcccgaagaacagtagagtgtacctttggcattctggtcgctaaatggcgcattcttgcatcagacataaatctaaaagtggaaacagtcgacgaggtggtcaaagcctgtgtggttctccacaattacataatgactaaggagcgacccaacattgaactggatgaaccagttgcacacccactgcccgatttccagcatcacccactgcggtcaactgcagccgttggtcacatgcggaaccaatttgctgccttttttgattcagatattggacgtgtgtcatggcaggacaatgttgtgtaa